ACCTACAACGGTCTCATCTTCAGCCCCAACACTTCTGCTCAAGACGATCCTGCTAGTGGACCTTTCTTATTTGCAAATAACGCGATGGCTGCTTGGCAAAATAGCCTGGTGCCGCCGCCCAACCGTACTCCTGAGAATGAGCAGGCGCTGAAACGTGGTTCTGTGCAGCGCGGTGCCCAAGTCTTTCAGCAAGCCAATTGTGCGACTTGTCACATTGCACCTTTTTTCACTGACAACTTAATTCACCCGATCAGTGAATTGGGGACGAATCCAGCCCGCGCCCGATCTCGCCTTAATCTAAATAATTTGCTGGTGCCACCTCAACTTTACACCTTCAACACGCCCGTTCCTGTTCCTGCTGATGCCGAGGTGCTGACTGTACCGACGGATGGTATCAGTGCCAGCCCAACCACCCTACCGAATGGCTTATTGCCTGCTGGTGGTTACAAGACAACTTCCTTACTCGGACTCCATCTAAGTGCGCCCTATTTACACGATGGTGGGGTAGCCGTGCGGGCAGGAACGCTCAAGGTTGAGTCTGATGGTAGTTTTACTGTAGTTGACCCTAGCGGTTTAGGGCTGGCAGGCACTCTTAGCATCGGCAAACCCGCGGATAGCGTCAGCAGCTTACACGCCCTATTGGATCGTCAACTTCGTGCTCAAGTTATTGCAGCTAACCAGGCAAACCCAGCTCTAGTGCGTAGTAACCTTGATGGTACAGGTCATAAGTTCTATGTGGATCAGGCTGCTGGGTTCACTCTGGCACAGCAAACTGACCTGATTAACTTCTTGCTCTCACTGGACAACGATCCGGGTCGCTTTTAGGTTTGAGGGCTGAGTGTTAAGTCATTCTCAGGGCTTTTACCGTCACTAATTTGCTCGAAAGTAGGGTGAAGGATGGCTGAGTGAAAGCCTTTCCTAATTTCAAGATTCAAGTACCGCTGCTGTAGAGTTTGCCACTTCTGCCAAGCCGGGTACCTTGTTTGTGCCAGTTGATGCGCTAGAGTGGGAAGCGAATTTTTAATCTTAGACTGCAAGGCAGCTGTTAGAAACTCGGCTAAAACGAAACTATCTTGGATTTGCCCTAAAATTTCTTGGATTGTCTTCATGTCATTGAGATATGCCTGATATGAAGAACCGTAGAAATCGCTAAATACCTCCATCTGGTAGCGTATGCGCTTAGTTGCTTTACGTAGGCTGTGAAGAACTTCCCCTTGATCTGCCAGTAGTTGCTCTACCTTCTCAGGTGATTCCTCTAGAACTTCTATTTCTCCTTGCTTAATATCGGTTCCCACTAGCCAGCCTGGATGGAGTAACAGTTTACTGACTTCAGGTAAAAGCAAATCTGGTAGCACTTGCTCAATTGGCATTTGAGCAACTTCCTGATAAATTGGTTGCTTTAGCCACTGCTTCAAAGACTGCTTAAAAGATTGATAACGCTTATGTTCTAGCGTATCCTTAACTTGTGCTGAAGCCTGACGGCGCTGCTTATTCAGGTAATCTAGAGCATTTTCTAGATATTCTTGTTCTTCTGCAGGTAAAGCAGGTTTATATTGGTTCTGGAGTGCTGCACCGAGAACATCTAAATCTCGCAGCGTTCCCAAGGTATGAGCAATTTTGCCAATTCTTTTTTCTTGGGCTAGCTTCGGCAGGTCTAAAGCTGGAGTAAAACCAGTTATAGCACTGCGGAGGCGACGCATCCCGACGCGCATTTGGTGTAAAGCTTCTGGATCTTTGTCTTTTAGTACATCGTCTTCATGCTTGAGAACTTTATGAAAATGTTTGTCAAGGGCTAGGGCAGCCCAGTCACCCAAGGTACTAGTTTTGTTTTGCGTGTGTACTTTCATGGCGGTGGCGCTTAATCACAGGATTGAATATTGCCTTAGGTAAAGTTAATTATCATCCTGCTTTATACCTAAGCTAAGAGAATAAAACGAAAAATTATGGTTGCTTAGAAACCAGGGGCGATCGCCAAGGTGGATTCGTTAAATCGAGGGGTTGGGAAACCCACAAGTCATAACGAGTTTTTACTTCCCCTGTTTCTAGATGCTTGATGAAAGGTTTACTCGTCCAAATTTGGCAGCTACAAATAGTTTTAGGTTCTTGCAACTCACAACCACCTTCTGTCGGTTGCATCTGAAAAAACTCAATGTGCCAGTGGGGAGGTTCAACAGCAACGTGACTTGGTGCAGATGAGTCTAGCATCGAGTTAGAATGCCGACGATCTAGCCTAACCGCCATTGGCAAATAATCAATGTCTAGCAAATCAGGTTTGAATCCTTGTTGATGGACAAATGCGAGCACCTGTTGCCAATCGTAGACTGGTGCACAGTCTTGAGGGCGAATCGTTTCTTTTCCAAAGCAGATTCCACCCCAAAGCCAAACTAGTTTGGATACAATCGCTTCGACACGGGGGCGATCACTTTCCAACAATTGGATATCTTCAGGCAACAACAAACGCCCCGGAACACACCACCAATATTCCCACAAAGCATTCGCTTCCAGTGGAATCATGCGTTTGACAACACCTGGAATATGATCGCGCCGCTGTATCGCCCGGATTTCTTCTAAAGATGCTTGTTGAGAATTTGGCAAAGGCAACTCCATCTTATCCGCCAGAGGATGTTCTGGCGCAGTCATCATTTCCTCCGACAGGAATGAGTCAAGCTCGACCACAGATAATCTCCCTATTTTGTTATTGAAGATACATTTTCCCCTTTGACTAGAGTAAACTACTTCCCTCTACAGGGTAAATCACTCCAGATGGGTTAGCGGAAACACAGAAGTAAAGGGGAGGATAGAATGAGAATTCCTCGAAGGGCAAAAGTCATGGATAATCCGTCTTTGCTGCATCAAGTGCTCCTTAGATTTGAGGATAAGTTTAAGGATCACCGTAAAGATGTTTCTGCAGTGAGGCTTACACCTGAGAAAGATTTATGGCTAGGCTCAGATGAAACCTCAACGATTGAACGCTTAGCTTTTGTTGACAAGCAACAATTTGCCAAACACCAACAATTTCAGGTAGCAGATTTTATTCAGTTACCATCGGAAGACGAAGAAATTGACATTGAAGGACTTGCATATACTGAGAATTACCTTTGGTTTGTTGGCTCCCACAGCTGGAAGCGCAAAAAACCAAAACCAAATAAAACTGATTTAGAAAATATTGAAAGACTGACAAAAATTAAATCGGAAGCAAACCGCTATTTGTTAGGGCGCATTCCCTGTGTCAATGGCAAGTTATTCAAATCCTGCCCCCACCCAGAAAATCCTGCTCAGGAATTGAGTGCAGCCAAACTGGAAGTAACTCAGCGGGGAAACTTACTGATGGATGCTCTAGCAAACGATCCCCATCTTGGCTACTTTGTTGGTGCAACGATTCCAGGTAAAGATAATGGCTTTGATGTTGAGGGGATCGCTATTGCTCAAAATCGAATTTTTCTTGGTTTGCGCGGTCCTGTATTACGCGGTTGGGCTGTGATGCTGGAAATCGAGCTAGAAACAAGTAGCCCAGAGGTGTTGAAATTAAAGCAACTGAGAGAACAGGGGAAGCTTTATAAAAAGCATTTTATTTACTTAAATGGTTTGGGAATCCGGGACTTGTGTTTGGATGGTGCAGACTTGTTAGTTTTGGCGGGACCGACGATGGATTTAGATGGTCCAGTTAGAGTTTATCGGTTGAAAAATGGAGTGAATCTGCAAGAGAATGTGCTGACCAAACCAGATGTGGTGCTGGAGATTCCTTATGGCAATGGCGAGGATCATGCTGAGGGAATGACTCTGTTTACTGACTTGAGCAACACACCTTCGCTGCTGGTAGTTTATGACGCTCCAGCAAAGCAGAGACTGCAGGGAGATACTGATGTCATAGCAGATGTATTCAAGCTGGGTTACTAACCAGAGCACAAAATAGTGGGAGATGCTATCAACATGCAGGAAGAAGACAAACACAGCAGGGCAAGATCTAGAGATTTTCAGCAAGAGGATGGCTGAATTGGGTAGAAAACTGTGGCGATCGCTCAACGAAACGAATGGGCACAGGGTCTCGCCAATGTAATCTCAACGACATACAGGTATGAGAAAGTATGAGAAATTAGGTGCAGTACTACTTTAGGCAAAGCCGCAGTCATGAGGCTGCGGCTTTTTCTTGTCCGCGATTATATATTATGGCAAGACTAATACAAATTGACAGTGTTTGAAAACTCAACTGTTAAACCCAGTATCGTAGTCTTTGGCAGCATCAATATGGATCTGGTTGCCAGGACTCCTCGATTGCCTATCCCTGGTGAAACGCTGGTAGGACATAACTTTTTGACTGTACCGGGTGGAAAAGGGGCAAATCAGGCAGTGGCGATCGCCCAACTTGGAGTTCCTACCAAAATAGTGGGACGTGTGGGTGGAGACAGTTTTGGCAGCCAACTAATCAATAGTCTGCAAACGGCTAGGGTACAGACTGAGCATGTGTTAGTCGATGAAGCTGTTAGTTCTGGCGTGGCAGCGATCGCGGTAGATGATGCTGGGGAAAACCAGATTATTATCATCCCCGGAGCAAATGGGCGTGTTGATGAAACAGATGTAGCGCGGCTGAAGCGTCTTTTAAAGGGAGCGATCGCGCTTCTGCTGCAATTCGAAATCCCTATGAGCGCTGTTTTGTCAGCTGCCAGAGCGGCTAAAAAAGCTGGAGTTACAGTAATTCTCGATCCAGCACCAGCTCAGATGGATTTGCCAGTTGAACTCTATTCCTTGGTTGACATCATTACTCCAAATGAAATTGAAGCGGGGCAGTTAGTTGGCTTTACAGTGGATGGATTAGAGACAGCAGCTAAGGCAGCAGAGGTTTTACGCCAAAGAGGTGTAGGAACTGCGATCGTCAAACTAGGTGCTAAGGGTGCTTTCTGTGCAACAAAAGCGGAAACATTTTTTGTGCCTGCATTTCCAGTTTCAGCTGTTGACACGGTGGCAGCTGGAGATGCCTTTAATGGGGGTTTAGCAGCTGCGATCGCTGAAGGGCTGTCGTTACGGCAAGCGGTGGTATGGGGTGCTGCTGCGGGGGCGTTGGCTGCAACCAAAACAGGGGCACAATCCTCAATGCCTGAGCGTAAAACATTTAATGCTTTTCTTCAAGAAAGACGAATTTAGCAGCTTCAACCCCGTAATTGAAAAAACTGACATAGCACAATGGAAGTAGGCAATGTCTAAGGGGTGATACTAATTTGGGATTTTAGATTTTATATTTTGGATTGAGAAACCTTGAAGGTACTTACAACAAATTGATTTGTAGCCTACCTAACCGAAGGTTGAATTTATTTCAATCAGAAAAAATAATCAGTCTAGTAGAACGATTCCTCTTGCAGTCCTACTCCTCCAAGCTGATTTCAATGATATTCATAAGGAGCTTTAACCAATGTCTAAGATTTCATTGATCGTGAAATCGCTAACAAAAGCTGCCTTCGCAACTCCCCTGGTGCTAGCGGCAACTATTTCCTATCAGTTAACTACACTGGCACAAACGCCAAGTGCCCCTAACGATGCCAAGCCTCAATCAGGTTGCATCTCTGGGTATCCTGACGGTACGTTCAGAGGCGATCGCCCTGTAACTCGCTATGAATTCGCCGCTGGGTTGAATGCCTGCCTAGAAGGAGTGAATCAACTCCTGCCTGCCAACAGAGCTGACTTGGCTACAAGATCAGATTTTGAAGCCTTAATCAAACGGCAACGAGAATTGAATGAACAACTGAGAGAACTCAATCAACGAGTTAGTAGCCCACCTGCCAACCAGTAGACTTGAACCTATGAAACTGCCTCACGGTCCGCGAACTCCACAATTGCTCCGGACAATCAAGCTAGTTGCCCGTCCCTTAGACTACCTGGAAACTTATGCTCAGCGCTACGGGGATAGTTTCACGGTAGGAACCCAAAAAGCTCCCTTTGTGTATTTCAGCAACCCAAAAGCTATTCAGGAGATATTTACGGCAGATCCAGAACTGTTTGATTCTGGTAGAGGGAACAGGATTTTACGATTTTTGCTGGGGGACCACTCGCTGGTATTGCTCGATGGCGATCGCCATCAGCGCCAGAGACGGCTAATAATGCCCCCCTTTCATGGCGATCGCATGCGTACCTACAGCCAGCTAATCTGTGATATTACCCAGCAGGTAACGAGTCAGTG
This window of the Chroococcidiopsis sp. CCMEE 29 genome carries:
- a CDS encoding CHAD domain-containing protein, coding for MKVHTQNKTSTLGDWAALALDKHFHKVLKHEDDVLKDKDPEALHQMRVGMRRLRSAITGFTPALDLPKLAQEKRIGKIAHTLGTLRDLDVLGAALQNQYKPALPAEEQEYLENALDYLNKQRRQASAQVKDTLEHKRYQSFKQSLKQWLKQPIYQEVAQMPIEQVLPDLLLPEVSKLLLHPGWLVGTDIKQGEIEVLEESPEKVEQLLADQGEVLHSLRKATKRIRYQMEVFSDFYGSSYQAYLNDMKTIQEILGQIQDSFVLAEFLTAALQSKIKNSLPTLAHQLAQTRYPAWQKWQTLQQRYLNLEIRKGFHSAILHPTFEQISDGKSPENDLTLSPQT
- a CDS encoding DUF3616 domain-containing protein, encoding MDNPSLLHQVLLRFEDKFKDHRKDVSAVRLTPEKDLWLGSDETSTIERLAFVDKQQFAKHQQFQVADFIQLPSEDEEIDIEGLAYTENYLWFVGSHSWKRKKPKPNKTDLENIERLTKIKSEANRYLLGRIPCVNGKLFKSCPHPENPAQELSAAKLEVTQRGNLLMDALANDPHLGYFVGATIPGKDNGFDVEGIAIAQNRIFLGLRGPVLRGWAVMLEIELETSSPEVLKLKQLREQGKLYKKHFIYLNGLGIRDLCLDGADLLVLAGPTMDLDGPVRVYRLKNGVNLQENVLTKPDVVLEIPYGNGEDHAEGMTLFTDLSNTPSLLVVYDAPAKQRLQGDTDVIADVFKLGY
- the rbsK gene encoding ribokinase, with protein sequence MFENSTVKPSIVVFGSINMDLVARTPRLPIPGETLVGHNFLTVPGGKGANQAVAIAQLGVPTKIVGRVGGDSFGSQLINSLQTARVQTEHVLVDEAVSSGVAAIAVDDAGENQIIIIPGANGRVDETDVARLKRLLKGAIALLLQFEIPMSAVLSAARAAKKAGVTVILDPAPAQMDLPVELYSLVDIITPNEIEAGQLVGFTVDGLETAAKAAEVLRQRGVGTAIVKLGAKGAFCATKAETFFVPAFPVSAVDTVAAGDAFNGGLAAAIAEGLSLRQAVVWGAAAGALAATKTGAQSSMPERKTFNAFLQERRI
- a CDS encoding S-layer homology domain-containing protein; this encodes MSKISLIVKSLTKAAFATPLVLAATISYQLTTLAQTPSAPNDAKPQSGCISGYPDGTFRGDRPVTRYEFAAGLNACLEGVNQLLPANRADLATRSDFEALIKRQRELNEQLRELNQRVSSPPANQ